Part of the Fundulus heteroclitus isolate FHET01 chromosome 20, MU-UCD_Fhet_4.1, whole genome shotgun sequence genome, ATTTTTATCGTTATCACAATAATGGCACAATATGTTGTGATCAAATTTAAAGTCCATGccgcccagccctagttgtcAGATTGGCTGATCTGAGAGAAGGGATGGGAATGAGTCGGGGTACGAACCCGTGACTGCCGCGTTTAGGACTGAAATCCCGCATACTTAGTGGACAGAAACCCACAGAGATCCGTTTTTACACGTTCGCCGAGTCACACTATAAACTACTCGACAGGAAGGAGTATTCACGTCACACTATTGGTGTTTTGTTCCactttaaaaaactgtttttatgaaataGCCCATTTGTtatgggttatctttatttttagaccagtattttttttttatgcattttgttttttaccgtTTGCAGTgcttgattttaaataaaaaattatgttttattgtcGTTGCAATAAATCCCAAATTGCTGCGATAACATTTTAACGCCACACATTTAAAGGATTTTGTTGGGGGCACATTGACATTTATTACTGTGACTGAAGTGAAACTTATGATCTATGTGTAAAAACCAAATGTAACTGGATTATAAAGCGCACTGTCAATGAATGgtcttttttcaaatttttccatATATAAAGCGCAGCGGATTATGAGGCGCATCCATTCCCAAGAggatggattaaatgcagagaactAATTTCATtggagtaataataataataattattattaaattttattgttAGTGTATTCACAATAACTCTCAAAATTACTCACTTATAACACgtagaaaacaacacaaaacacttTTTCCAGGTAATTTCTCATCCACAAATCTctcaaattcttcatctttaatgtCTGAGTTTAACAGTAGGGTGATTACTACATCCAGTACAGACACTGTAATATTATGGTGACGTACGGTATGTATCACTTCGCGGTGCGCCTCACTACGGTGGTTTAAAACAGTTATGCTAAAACATTTTGACTGAGCGCCGTGTGTCACACAAAACCGCTTCGAGGTCAGTAAGAACAACCAGAATTAATCCACATATaaggcttttttgtttttaaaaaatgaaaggcTTTTAgctgtgccttatagtccggaaaatacggtagtaTTCTATTTCTTAGCGCCATCAGCAGAGTTGATGCCTTTTCTTTGTTAAACCTTCGTGTTGTGACCATGactggtgtgtgtttgtgtgtttgtgtttgtgtgttgcagCCAGAAGAAAGTTGGTGGAGAAAGCCCGACAGGCTGGTTTGGGTGGATTCAAGAAAACAAGTGGAACCAAAACTACTGTCAGGGAAATGTGGGAGGGGGGAGAAGGTGAGTGTTTACATCTTCATCGGCCAGGCGGATGTTTGCCGATTAAAACTCGATGTGGATCAActgaaaatgtgattttattctatttttattttttttacatgttttcacaCAGGAGTGAAGGAGGAGGGCGAGAGACCATCAGGGACCTCTCAGGAACTCCACCCGTTAGGAAACACGAACCACAAGCATTCGCGGGACATGTCGGCGCCAGCGAAGGACGGGGGCAAttgcgaggaagaggaggaagaagaagaggaggacgaggaagaAGACGCACGGGACGCGCAGAGCAAAACCTCCAAGCAGCAATCCGAGCCGTCCAGCTCGTCGTTATCCGGCAGCGGAGAAAGCCATAAGGATCCGGAGGAAAGCCCCCCGCTGGCCCAGCGGGACGGGGACCCTGAGCCCGACCCCGAcgtggagctggaggaggatCTGCAAGAGGAAACGTATCCCTGCGACCACTGTGAGCGCCACTTCTCCTCCAGACAGGGCCTAGAGCGCCACGCACACGTCCACGGCATCAGCAGCCAACAAGCACAAGTGTTTAAGTGCCGCTACTGCAATAAGGCTTTCAGCTCGCAGGTGGGGCGCCGGCGGCACGAGAGGAGGCACGAGAACGGCTCGAAGAAGATCCCCGGCTCGCAGGCCGGAGTCGCCGGCCTCCTCAGTCCCGCAGCGCAGGCCGACTCCAGTCCCGACTGCACCAGCCCGACCATCCAGTACATAGCCATAGGGTCCCATTTTACCGGGGCACAGCTGCAGATCACCGAGCTGCAGAGAAAGGAGCCGGACCCCCACGCCGATCGGCCCTCGATGTTCGACGAGAACGGGGAGTCAAAGGAGCTCCATCCCTGCAAGTACTGCAACAAGGCGTTCGGCACGCACACCAACATGCGCAGGCACCAGCGCAGGATACACGAGCGCCACCTGCTGCCGAAGGGCGTTCGCAGGAAAGGCATGCTGCTGCAGGAGGCGGCGCCGCAGGCGGGCCGGTCCCCCGGCACCAGCCCCCCTCCGGTCTACATGCCCAGCGCCGACACGGAGGACGAGGCCGACAGGGACGACTACGCCGTCGACATCTCCAAAAACATTTCCGAAAACCTCAGCTTCTACATCGACGGCAAGATCGTGTCGACGAGCGCGGCGAGCAGCTGCGAGGTGATAGAGGTGGACACCCGGTCGGCGGCTCTGTTCGGTCTGGACACGGTCGTCCTCAGCCCCAATCAGATCAGTCAGGCTCTGAAGGTGGAGGCCAGGATGAGCGCCGCCAAGCCCCTCTCCAGCAACGAGCAGTCGGCGGCAAAGAGGAGAACCTCGACGCCCCCTCTGGTCACCGGCCTGAAGGTGGAGACGGAAACCTCTCCGTCCCCGTCGTCCTCCACGTCTTCCTCGTCCAACTTGTTGGTGGGGGGGCTTTTCCAGCAAGATCCCTCGACGCTGCAGAGGGAGAAGACCATCTATCTGTCGCCTAAACTCAAACAGCTCCTCCAGACGCAAGACTTCCAGAAATCGACGCTGGCGCTCATCACGGAGAGCCACAGGCTGGCCTCGCTTCCAGGAGCGTCGGGGAAGTTCAAGAGGAGGACGGGCTCCCCGCCTGCGTCCCCGCAGCTCAGTCCGGCAGCAAAAACCGACGGCTGTAAAGCAGAAGCGGGCGGCGGAAACGTCCTCAAGGTGCCAAAGCTGGAAAGCCACAGCGTGCCGCCGCCCGAAAGCTTCCTGGACGAGGACGACGAGGATTCTCCCAGCTCCTCCGGCGATCAGGCCTCCtccagcggcggcggcggaggaggaggcGCCTGCAACCAGCAGCCCTTGGATCTGTCCAGCTCGGTGGGCAGACGGGGCGACGGCGCCGACCAGGCCGCCGGAGACTCCGCTCTGGATCTAAGCGTGCATCGGAAAGCCGCGCCGGAGCCGGAGGTAAAGGGGAGCGCTGCGCCGctgacgaagaagaagaagccaaaCACCAGCATGCTGGAGAAGGTGCTGATGAACGAGTACGTGGGTCTGACGTTGCCGGGCGACGAGGGGCCCTCCGCCCTGGCCAACCTCAGCTGCTTTCGTACTCAGTCGCCGAGCGTCGCGTCGGACTCCGCCCACCCGTCCCCGCCCTCCCTCACCCCGGTCACAATAAACCCCTCCTCGCCCAGCTCCTCCAGCGTAACCTCGCCCACGCCGCCTCCTCCCGTCCTCCCCACCATGCCGTCGCCCCCGACGCTGCCCAGCTCCCCGCAGCCTCCCGACTCGCCCGCCCCGAGACCCCTCCCCGTCCTCTCACCAAAAATGTCCCCCAAAGGCGACGAGCGCCAGCCTCCGTCGGGTTCGGACGAACGCTTCTCGGCCGAGGAAGACCAGGACGAAGATGTTTTAGAGCCCCAGGATTACCCAAGCACTCCACCTAGAAGTCCTCCTGCTCAGCCAGCAGCACCGACTCCTCCGGCCGAGGAAGAGGATGACGCTCCTCTTCCTGCAGCCTGTCGCAGCCTATCAAACGGCAGCTTATCGCGGGACGCTGCTGAGGAAACAAAGACGTCTGTGAAAGCTGACGTCGCTGCTCTCTCCCCTCAACCAGGACCGCCGTCGTCCTCTGAGTCGCCTCCTCCCGAACCACACGAGTCGTCTCCACCCGCGGTGTTGGACCCGCTCCCTCAGGCTAAAGTGAAAGAGGAGCCTCTGCAGGATGAAGACGACTCGCCCGTCGCCAACCACTCGCCCGCCGCGGCCGCCGACTCCCCGCCTCAGCCCGCCGCTCCCGACAAGCTGTCCGACAAACCCCCGGAGGCCGAGGAGCCCGACTCCACCTACTGCAAGACCTTCGTGTGCAACGTGTGCGAGGAGCCGTTCGACTCCATCAAGGAGCTCAGCGGGCACATCCCGGAGCACGCCGCCGCCTGGCCCTTCAAATGCGAGTTCTGCGTGCAGCTGTTCGGCGACGAGGCGTCCGTGCTGGCCCACCGGACCACGCTGCACGGCGTGGGCCGCATCTTCCTCTGCTCCGTCTGCTCCAAGGAGTTCGCCTTCCTCTGCAACCTCCAGCAGCACCAGAAGGACCTGCACCCCAACGAGGCGTGCTCGCACACCGCCGTCGAGAGCGGCAAGCTCAGGCCGCAGAATTACACCGACCCGTCCAGAGCCAAGGAGGAGAGCGCCCCGTCGACGCCGGCGCCGGGAACGCCGGGCGAAAGCGACACGGCGGTGAAGGAGGAGGCCGACGTGAACGGAAACAACGCGGAGGACCCCAACGAGGAGCTGTACACTACAATAAAGATCATGGCCTCAGAGGGAGGCAAGCCCAAAGGTCCCGACGTCCGCCTCGGCAAAAATCAACACTACCCCAGCTTCAAGCCGCCTCCTTTCCCCTACCACAGCCGCTCCCACGCCGCCTCGGTGGCCTCCGCTACCAACTTCACCACCCACAACATACCGCAGACCTTCAGCACCGCCATCCGCTGCACCAAGTGCGGCAACAGCTTTGACAACATGCCCGAGCTGCACAAGCACATCCTGGTCTGCGCCAACGCCAGCGACAAGAGGCGTTACACGCCCAAGAAGAACCCCATCCCCCTGAAGCAAATCGTGAAGAGCCCCAACGGGGTGGTGGCGTCCACagtggcggcggcggcggcggctgaagtggcggcggcggcgtcaGAGGCCGTCGCCGGCCAGAGTCCCTTCCGTCGGATGGGGCAGCCGAAGAAACTCAACTTCAACCAGGAGACGGGAAAAACGAAACTGAGCGCCCTCAGCAAGAAGAAAAACCAACTCGTCCAGAAGGCGATCTCGCAGAAGAACAAAGCCGCCAGCACCGCCAAGAAGGCCGCCGTCAaagtggaggaggaggcggcggcggcggcctcCAGCGTCTGTCCCCACTGCAGCCGGGAGTTCACCTACACGGCCAGCCTGAACAAGCACATGGCCATCAGCTGCCCCATGAGGCCCGTTGTTGCTGCTAAGAAGGGCAAGAAGGGTTCGGCGGAGGTGAAAAAGGAGCCGGTTATtgtggagaaaaacacaaataagaaGAAACCTTCAGAAGAGGACGCGCACGCCGTGCCAGAGGCTAAGCCGCCAGGCAAGAGACGAGCCCGTGGTTTGACCGCAGCCGAGCCAGAACCCGCCGAGGCGAGCAAAGGAAAGCCTCCTTCTGCAGTGGGTCGATTAAAAAGGCCCGCCTCGCTCTCTGCGCCCGTTTCCCCCCGCAAGAAAACCAAAAAGGCCCCAGCTCAGGCTCtacctcctccacctcctcctgcgCCAGACACTCCCAGCGACGCAGCGCAGCGGCCAGCCGCCAGAATGCAGCGTATGGGTAAAAAGCCAGCAGCCAAGAGGTCAGCGGAGGTCAAGCCACCGCCAACGCCGCCTCCTCCGCCACCTGCAACGCAGCTGAAGAAAGACGAGCGGCTCTCCCtcaggaagaggagcagagcaGGCGGACCGGTCACCAGGAGCTCGCAGATGGCCAACGCCGCTCCTCCTGCTGAGGTGAAGACCGAGGAGCAGCCGGTGCCGGAGACGAAAGACCCCCAGGTAAACTGCACTTTGTCCCTTCGTCTTGTTTACTTTAAAACAGGCTCCCAAGGAGGAGATGACgttttatatataaaacacgGACAGCCAGCTCTGGGCATAATTTTGCTCATGATTGAGGCTCTTTGACACTAAATTGTCTCTTTTTTAAGCAGTCGTACGtttcatgcatgcacacactcactcttaatagcgcttttagaaaaaccGACTAACCccaacatgcatgttttttggactggaGGCAGGAAGCCAGAGAGGACCAACAGGTTACGTCACCAAAGTTGGAAACGAGCAAAAAGCTCATCTGCAATTGTAAGAAGCGGTTTGATCAGAGAGATGCctgtaaagatttttttctattgCTGGTTGAGGAGAGTATTATTACCGTCTTCATTTCCTGTGAAGCAAACTTCCTGTTGtatgaaaataactttaagtTGAAATCTGTCAggggttttaattattttggtcTTAGCTTTAGATTTTCCACAACTATGTTTAAAAACCTCAAAGGCCACCCTTCAAAATAttaaattcctgttttttttttgtttttgttttttctacatTATTCCCATAAATATCCATTCATTTATGTGAAAAGTTTCCAACTTTGCAACACTAGTGATTCATTCAACGATCATAAAATAAGATCGGATATTTCAGTTTCTGACTAGCTGAGTGAGCAGTCGAAAACTGAAAAATTGTGCTtatctttatatatttaatattcaCAACCTGGTCACAACCATATAAATGTAGCCAGAAATGTGTTCAAATCTTCCAGAAgcagtgtttttaaactttttgtccAACATccctaaaccaaaataaaactgttcAGTGCAGTGAAGTGGAGCAAATCTATATTTAATGTTGGATGTCTATAATGCAAAAGggaaagtaagtaaaatgttcttcaaattagtacatttgtctttgatttgagccggtaaataagactatctgccgatggaatgagtattttgactttcatcactttaaataagatgatggagatgagttgctcctattttaagtgcagaaatcatATTCCATTGACAggtcatttaaacttgcctgctcaaataaTGGACATGTTGActgatttaaagaacatttagcttttagttccctttgtgCAGCTTCATGTTTGCATGCATGACTCCTTCCAGCCACGGCTGCCCTGCGAGGCTCATCGCTGTGTTTTGTGTTGCAGGAGGTGACGACGAAGTAAGCCGCGCTGAGCCGTGTCACGTTTCGCTCTGAGACGCAGGGGTCCCCTACCAGGCGAACCCTTCGGCCTCATCAAGGCACCGGGGACCGAGGCGGTTTTATCCGTCTAAGCTCGGTCTGCCTGTGTCGGCTGCCTTTCCTGGACCTGAAGGCGGGGAAACCCTCCTTATCTTCCACTTATCTTACGAACTGAACTGAGCCTTGAATTCTGCCCagccttgcaaaaaaaaaaaacacaacaacaacgaCAAAAAAACAGGATACTGTAGATTATGGTGACATAATATGAACAATCTGTGTCATACTCGACCCAAAACCGTGAGATTagggctttgttttgttttgtaaactGATCTATTGCAAATGGCAATCATGTGTCAGATGGGGGAGACTTCACGAtttcttttgttctgtatttttttttttttttttttttttggggttaaGTTTTTGATTCTCCTAATGCATGTGCTGAATAGAGGAAAAACTAGATTGAACCAGTCCTTATGCGTCTCCCTGTGGGCAGTACTTAAGTTTAAAGATGATTTGCAAAGTAtgtatgttttgattttttttttttatatatatatatatatttctagcCTCTATATTGTAGAATATATCTCATTGGCTATTATTGTTTGGGGAAACGAACCTCAAAACGGCagcaaacaatgtttttttttctgcagcaaccGGTCCTCAGGAACACTGTCTAAGCGTGTGGGTAGGTATTGTTATGGTTGGGTGTGCAGCCAGACCGCGCTTCCTCCGTGTCTGCGTCTCAAACgtgtcatgtttttattatttttttttgttttgcttcggTTTGACTTTTATCAGACGTTAGCAGGTGACTCCCAGAGTGAAATGATGGGAGGCCTGTTGtgatctccttttttttaaatatctgtcaCTCAAACAGCCCGATGTTCctacagcactttaaaacaaactgccAAATCTTTAAGCTGGATCAGCGAGACGCGCGCGTCTGAGGTGTGTGTGCGACGCGGCGCGCTCTCCTCTGCAGACGTTGGTAGCGTGCCCAAAAAACACGACGCAAGACTAATCTTTGAGTGCAACTTCTGCAGCCTTTTCTGTAAGCAAATTTCTAAACTGGCGTCTACGTCGAGGTATTTAAACGCGCGAACGTGGCACATTTTTCTACTCCGTGACAGAAAGGCGTTCAGCCAGATGTCCGCGgacgttatttttttaaattcaggagCCACACTAACTGCTGTGAGGACGGAATATGGTTTTGTTTCCTGGAGtatgtttgaatttgttttgtgaatggaaatatttgtatttttcggGTTCAGTACTCACCTTTTTTCGATCATAATCTTGCCCAGATGTACCACAGAGAAAGCGAGggggaataaaataaataaaataaaataacccaaGCAGTGCTTAAAAGCTCGTAGCATTTGTTTAGAAATTAATTGGACAATTAAGAATTGAAGCTAATTTATATTTCcatgaaaattatgttttttcctCTCAGCATTGAGATTATGTATTTAAGGatgaacaaagacaaaaaaatcccaaatgaCCTCAAGTGAAATGTtgtaattaaaattataaataaaaagaagttTTTCAATTTGTGTGCAGCTTTTGCTTTCAGCTAGACTCCTGGGAGGGATGTTTGTGCGTCATTaaggtttaaaagaaaaactacatTGATGCTCATGACTTGAAGGAGTAATAAACCGCTAGGCCAAAGAAAATGTCACCACCATAAGAAAGGTCTCACTCTAATGTTTCGTTGGACCGCCTTTAGCTTTAATTACGTCACACATTCACTGTGGCATCATTTCAATAAGCTGCAATGTCAAAggatttatttccacccagtgttGCATTAATGTTTCACCAAGATCCTGCATTGATGATGGTAAAGTCTGACCACTGAGCAAAGCCTTCtttctccagcacatcccaaagattctcAGTGAGGTCTGGACTGAAAATGATGTCTCATGTTCCCTGAATGACAATCCAACCCCGATGAATCCTGGCATCGTCATCTTGGAATATACCTGTGCCACCAGGGAGGAAAACATCCATAgatggaataacctggtcattcagtATATTCAGGGAGTCAGCTGACCTCCATCTTTGAGCTCATACTGTTGCTGAACCTGGACCTGACCAGCTGCAGTAACCTCAGATCATAGCGCTGCCCCCCCACAGGTACAGCAGGCACTAGGCATGATGGGTAAATCACTCcacctgcctctcttcttacCCTGATGCGCCCATCAGGGTAAATCTGGACTCGTCAGACCATATGACCTTCTTCCATTGCTCCAGAGTCCAATCTTTATGTTCCCCAGCAAATCAAAGCCTTTCTTCCAGTTAGCCTCACTGATTAGTTATTTTCTTAAggctacacagctgttcagtccTAATCCCTTCAGCGTCCCTTTACATTGTGTGTGTGGAAATGCTCTCACTTTCACTGTTAAACAGAGCCTGGAGCtctactgttgttttatttcgATTTCACCAAACGTTTAATTGATCACCGATCACAATCCTTCAGGATTTTTCCCCAAACACATTGGGTCCCCActatccttccagtttttaatgAGTTGGACAGTTCTTAAACCGATTTTGGTAGTTTCTGCAATCTCCTTcaagatgttttctctgcttgatgctGCATGCCAATGATTTGACCCTCCTGAAACAGGCTGACGTCTTTTCCACGACCACGAGATGTCGTTCAACATGGTTGTTTAAGAGACGAGAAGCATTCATTGCACCAGTAggggttaaataacttgttgccagctgaaacataatcgCCCGTGCAGTAATTATCCAATAGGAAGCTTAGGTATATCCAGGTGgcaacttttattgttttttttttttttggccaggcagtgcATTTCTGTACTATTGTGTCTTTGTAGTTACaggtttctgttctggttaACCAACCTCCTAATTGAGTTTTCTATGATGAAATATTTCTTGCTATCAGGGCTGTGGTtacattcccccccccccccccccccccccccttcacatTACAGATGGATCTAAAATGAGACAATCGTTGAAGAAGGACATTTCATTCAAAATTTGACACCGATGCATATGCTATAGCTTCAGGAAGTGTCCAAGTTTATGATTATGGGTTATGgctaataaaaaaggaaaagttgaGCTTCTCAGAAATAGTACTGAGAAACAGCTTTAACTGACCGATGAGTTCAGTAGCTGACCCTGATGGAGTCGTGCCAGAAACTTTGCCTCCCAgaaagtgaaattatttttacacaaGACCTCTAAAAAGGTAATCCTGTAGAAACTGGTTGTTCAGAGTGCTGCATTCATGTGTatgaatggaaagttgagtggaaggaaaaagtcttgtaggaaaaaaatgtgtgcaagCAAGGAGAAGAAACACTTGtaaggattttatttatattcattaTTGAGAATATAAATTTTGGACCTACCATTTTCATtacaatgtaaataaaaacctatttgttgtttttattatattttttttatcatttgccCATTTAATTTCCTAATGGAAACAAACTTCTCGGTTGAATGAAAGGACTATTTCTCTAAATAAATCTTGCCATGGATTGTGAATAATATTGAgcttaacaataataaataatcctaggaaaaggaaataattttGTCACAGTAGCATAGAAAGGGACACGTTTAAAACTGCATGTACATTATAAAAGTTAAAGAATCAGACATTGGATAAAGGTTTATCTGAAAGTAGGATCAATGTCGGCATTAATCAAAGGAAGGTGTATCTGGCTTGTATGATGGTAGCAAATGACAACAGGACAGAGAGCATTAGGTAGCTGAgtttacattatttaaaattactgaaacgtgatgatattctaatttaatgaGATGCAACTGTAAACGTGCCTGTTTGaggaaattaacttttttttttttggtgctttGAGTCACTCCTGGATCCCCGTTAACTCGCTGCTTCTCAGGTCGGCGGCCTCCATCCAGGGGGCCTTTGCTGCCGTCCGCTGCTGACAGATTTGTATCTATTTTGGGAGCCGTTTATTCGTTGGGGAGGTTGATGTGTGAGTCACAAAGTACCTTAAATTCTTGCTTTCTGCAGTTTTCTGTGGCTCAGCAGAGAAACGGGGAGCAAATGGCTCCACAGTTGAAAGATTCATGATGAGTTTATTTGGCTAACACTCTGGAAATCAATTTTTATTACGTTGGCTGCTGAAGGGAAAGTGGAGTTTGAACAACATAATTACCTAAAATAGAAAATTAGCATGCATTAGCCTCGTGGCTTTAATGTGTAGACAGAATTAATCATAAAGAATTATGGCTGCTGCTATTTTGATAAATAAGATCACCATAATGCTCTATTTTAGTCATAAAATGCACTGGCTAGTGTCACATGGAGCATTTTATATGCACATAAATCAGTATAAATTATTCAGTAACCCTGTGCATATTTGTGAGCCTCTATGGCAGCAGCATATTTGGAAACTCAAGACGTGAAAAGGATATTAGAACTGTAAATCTGGAATATGCATAAACATCCCAGCTGGATGGTCTTGCGTGAAAGTTAAAAGATTAAAGTGTAAGTCTGTATCCACTGTTGCCGCTGAAATTGGCATCTTTTGTGTTGAACActaattgtaattatttttattgattgcaATAAATAGCTCAGGTCTTTTCTAggtgtttattttaaagatgaatTCCTCCAAAATAAACACAGTAATTCCCCACAGACTCTTGAATGAACACGATTGGCTGACATTGGTTTGTTTATTAGAGcagatccagttttttttttttttttttatatataaatttgtttatcTGTAGTGAGGATATTGTTCAATTGGGTTGATAGTGAGGGATTTGGGAAGGCAGTAGAGCTGTTAGCCatgatgtgtgtgtttattttttttttaaatcatatctTTACTTATTCTGGAAGTTAACACAGacaacaaacagaacaacaagGCCACATTAATTAGTATCTGTAACGACCTGTTTATACATATAGACATAAGGCACTCAGTCCTATTACACTTAACTGTGAAGTagcacaaacacatttgtaaagCAAAAAGCGACATTCAAGGTCCAAAAACATTAGTTAGccacttttcttcttttccatcTGGCATCCCTTTTAGTATAATGGTCGTAACTCTTTTACCTACATACTTAAGGAAAGGCGCCCAGATCTTACGAAAATCAGCCATCTCACATTTGGATCTGTGTATTAAGTATTCCATTGGTAATATGTCAAAAATCGCTTTATGCCAACCACTTTTACCCCAGTACTCCTCAACATGGACACATGTCCATACACAGTGGTGGTAATTTCCCACTTCTATATGACATTTAGAGCATTTATCAGAGAGATTTGGGTTCATCCTGTGTCTGAGCTGTGGTGTAATCTGTAAGCGATGTAATATTATAAACTGGGTCTCTCTGGTTCTATAACATATGGAGATTTCTCCTGCTAGCCGCCGTCCACGATGTGTTTTTGATCTCAGTGACCTGTTGGAAAACCCAAGCTccctctttttttacttttattttaatttgacagGAAAAAAGGGCCGCAAAATTCAAACTTTGACTCAGAAGCAGACGTGGGAGCACTTTGttatcccacagcatgatgctaacTCCACCCTGCTTGGCAGTTCTTGCAGCCTTCTTAGGTTTGAAAACCTCCCAATGACTTATTTAGCTTTACCTCCTGTTATGACTAAATGTATCGACATCTTTATCTTATCTGGAAATTTCATTCAACCTTTAGGTTGTTTATTCTGGCGCAGGAGCATCCATAAACTAATATAAATCATCTAACAAACGTTGACTTTGAAAAACGAAATTTGTtccatctaaaacaaaaaaactttaacttgAATAAACCAAATCAAAATCAGACTCTTATTCTGcagtctatttatttattttgaaggatGAAGTTGAAACTTGCACTTTGGTGTTTATTTCAAGACTTTAAAAGTTGGATTCGAAGATAAATCTAACTAAATTTTGAAATAACTAAATCATAGCTAGAGGTGTTGAAATTATGCAGGGTCTCTGGGGTCATAATGAAAAAATTATGAGAACAATTAATTGGCTTAGTCTCTGGTTGCCATGGTAATTCTCCATTTTGAAGGGGGAAACTGAAAGTAagctttgagaaaaaaataaaaagtcgtATCGaaactctttaagttttgatgaGCTGGGACTCAGCTGGACATCGCTTTCCAATTTTACCTACAGTCAAGGccagaattattcataccccagGCATGGGGGTTTAACCATAAAGTTTCTGATAGGAAATGGGGCACACGTCTCTAGGAAGAtaattaaataatgtaaaagtaatatCAATTTTGGAtggataaaatatgttttatccaCGTTTTCTAAAAGAATGGGGGTGACAAATCTCAGTAGTCAATCAAAAATCTTAATTGCAAACCCGACCGTTGATAGATTTTGAAACACCTGGACGGCGCAGCTTAAACACATCTTCAGTGAACGAgcagatttttgtgtttttccactggtatttacttatttttggtgatgagctccaaatAATTTAGTACGGAAAGCGTCTTTGCCATCACCCGGATCTTTTGCTCCTTCTGAAAACTCTCTGTTAGGTCCAAGTCAGGAATACGCCCGGTCCAATCCAACTCTAAAATTACTTCCTTTTAGGAGCAATGTTGCCTATTAAGAGATTACTTTAAACTAAAT contains:
- the prdm2b gene encoding PR domain zinc finger protein 2 — its product is MACTGGSVECLEEIPPHVWSGLPDYLNLGPSAINPSRIGVWATKVIPKGKRFGPFMGEKKKRSQVTSNVYMWEVYFPARGWMCIDATDPLKGNWLRYVNWARSSEEQNLFPLEINRAIYYKVLRPIGPGEELLVWYTVEDNPEITAALEEERASRRSSPRSKRARRKLVEKARQAGLGGFKKTSGTKTTVREMWEGGEGVKEEGERPSGTSQELHPLGNTNHKHSRDMSAPAKDGGNCEEEEEEEEEDEEEDARDAQSKTSKQQSEPSSSSLSGSGESHKDPEESPPLAQRDGDPEPDPDVELEEDLQEETYPCDHCERHFSSRQGLERHAHVHGISSQQAQVFKCRYCNKAFSSQVGRRRHERRHENGSKKIPGSQAGVAGLLSPAAQADSSPDCTSPTIQYIAIGSHFTGAQLQITELQRKEPDPHADRPSMFDENGESKELHPCKYCNKAFGTHTNMRRHQRRIHERHLLPKGVRRKGMLLQEAAPQAGRSPGTSPPPVYMPSADTEDEADRDDYAVDISKNISENLSFYIDGKIVSTSAASSCEVIEVDTRSAALFGLDTVVLSPNQISQALKVEARMSAAKPLSSNEQSAAKRRTSTPPLVTGLKVETETSPSPSSSTSSSSNLLVGGLFQQDPSTLQREKTIYLSPKLKQLLQTQDFQKSTLALITESHRLASLPGASGKFKRRTGSPPASPQLSPAAKTDGCKAEAGGGNVLKVPKLESHSVPPPESFLDEDDEDSPSSSGDQASSSGGGGGGGACNQQPLDLSSSVGRRGDGADQAAGDSALDLSVHRKAAPEPEVKGSAAPLTKKKKPNTSMLEKVLMNEYVGLTLPGDEGPSALANLSCFRTQSPSVASDSAHPSPPSLTPVTINPSSPSSSSVTSPTPPPPVLPTMPSPPTLPSSPQPPDSPAPRPLPVLSPKMSPKGDERQPPSGSDERFSAEEDQDEDVLEPQDYPSTPPRSPPAQPAAPTPPAEEEDDAPLPAACRSLSNGSLSRDAAEETKTSVKADVAALSPQPGPPSSSESPPPEPHESSPPAVLDPLPQAKVKEEPLQDEDDSPVANHSPAAAADSPPQPAAPDKLSDKPPEAEEPDSTYCKTFVCNVCEEPFDSIKELSGHIPEHAAAWPFKCEFCVQLFGDEASVLAHRTTLHGVGRIFLCSVCSKEFAFLCNLQQHQKDLHPNEACSHTAVESGKLRPQNYTDPSRAKEESAPSTPAPGTPGESDTAVKEEADVNGNNAEDPNEELYTTIKIMASEGGKPKGPDVRLGKNQHYPSFKPPPFPYHSRSHAASVASATNFTTHNIPQTFSTAIRCTKCGNSFDNMPELHKHILVCANASDKRRYTPKKNPIPLKQIVKSPNGVVASTVAAAAAAEVAAAASEAVAGQSPFRRMGQPKKLNFNQETGKTKLSALSKKKNQLVQKAISQKNKAASTAKKAAVKVEEEAAAAASSVCPHCSREFTYTASLNKHMAISCPMRPVVAAKKGKKGSAEVKKEPVIVEKNTNKKKPSEEDAHAVPEAKPPGKRRARGLTAAEPEPAEASKGKPPSAVGRLKRPASLSAPVSPRKKTKKAPAQALPPPPPPAPDTPSDAAQRPAARMQRMGKKPAAKRSAEVKPPPTPPPPPPATQLKKDERLSLRKRSRAGGPVTRSSQMANAAPPAEVKTEEQPVPETKDPQEVTTK